A window of Tautonia plasticadhaerens contains these coding sequences:
- a CDS encoding IS5 family transposase (programmed frameshift) codes for MPDALWERIEPILLEDAPPPPEEHGGRGRIDWRAAFDGIIFRPRSGCQWHTLPREYGDDSPVHRWFQRRCRHGVFERIRALLVEECDELGEVQWRWQAAAGRPGKAPGSGGKQTGPDPTDRAKPGTKQGLLVEGDGGPLGVVIAGANAPDFTLLEATIRAVVTERPDPEQVEQHLCLDAGYDNGPARGVAEGHGYVPHIRPARGGPRPERRPGRRKARRWVVERTLAWLSKCRGLLVRYDKHHENSLGLIQPACGLLWYRRLHRIRAA; via the exons GTGCCCGACGCCCTCTGGGAGCGGATCGAGCCGATCCTGCTCGAAGACGCCCCGCCGCCGCCCGAGGAGCACGGCGGCCGGGGCCGGATCGACTGGCGGGCGGCCTTCGACGGCATCATCTTCCGCCCCCGCAGCGGCTGCCAGTGGCACACGCTGCCCAGGGAGTATGGCGACGACAGCCCGGTGCACCGCTGGTTCCAGCGGCGGTGCCGCCACGGGGTCTTCGAGCGGATCCGGGCCCTGCTGGTCGAGGAGTGCGACGAGCTGGGCGAGGTCCAATGGCGGTGGCAGGCGGCCGCCGGGCGGCCGGGCAAGGC GCCCGGTTCGGGGGGGAAACAGACGGGCCCCGACCCGACCGACCGGGCCAAGCCGGGGACCAAGCAGGGCCTGCTGGTCGAGGGCGACGGCGGGCCGCTGGGCGTGGTCATCGCCGGGGCCAACGCCCCGGACTTCACGCTGCTGGAGGCGACGATCCGTGCGGTGGTGACCGAGCGGCCCGACCCCGAGCAGGTCGAGCAGCACCTGTGCCTGGACGCCGGGTATGACAACGGACCGGCTCGTGGGGTGGCCGAGGGGCATGGGTATGTCCCCCACATCCGTCCGGCCCGTGGCGGACCCCGCCCGGAGCGGCGGCCGGGCCGGCGGAAGGCCCGCCGCTGGGTGGTGGAGCGGACGCTGGCCTGGCTGTCGAAGTGTCGGGGGCTGCTGGTCCGCTACGACAAGCATCACGAGAACTCCCTCGGCCTGATCCAACCGGCCTGCGGCCTGCTCTGGTACCGGAGGCTCCACCGGATCAGGGCCGCATGA
- a CDS encoding leucine-rich repeat domain-containing protein, whose amino-acid sequence MKLDRRWRVGLIWFAALAVVASPRPSTSAPASRAEESDRQVAEWVILMGGSVGIEGQAGRIRDVTRLPADEFQLERVDLVGTNILPPDLQRLTGLTRLRFLDLPGPMWNPSAGARIDYSGELRHLAGLNSLEELRFSYTYLESIKFNDEGIEAIAPLGPTLRRLSLEDTQVRGRHLAPFTNLEALDLVYCPVDDEGLEQMRGMSGLRQLLLRDALISDEGLRDLGGLVNLEHLDLGGTKISDAGVAHLGELKKLKKLNLQGVDLTDEGIRHLAAMSGLEELNLYGTRVSNVAVDVLMGLEGLRTVDLRYTRMTRAGVERLHDAIPMCNLMFQDTSVRPELPEGADRLVAGGDAAVADWVRSIGGRAVVEDGGLIEISMEGTSVTDELLENLAALDRLRTLCLRSTEVGDLGMRHLAGLTDLETLDLDGTMISDSGLEHLAGLDRLRTLVLSHTELHGHGLAALQDLPLEDLQLADAPIDDQGLANLSGIGTLRDLGLAFTDVTDAGLAALGSLEDLRRLDLAGTDVGNRGMPHLARLEGLTALQLGYTRITDDAMQHLGRLSGLQELGLIRTRIGDESMPIVGGFARLNSLNLDYTEVGDAGLEALDGLADLRRLSLDSTHVTDASAPRLARFRNLDELNLYHTFITEDGYRRIREAVPECTIIFDPRSSDPKRRRS is encoded by the coding sequence ATGAAACTCGATCGAAGATGGCGTGTCGGGTTGATCTGGTTCGCGGCCCTGGCGGTCGTCGCCAGTCCCCGCCCATCCACATCCGCGCCGGCGTCCCGCGCCGAGGAGTCGGACCGCCAAGTCGCCGAATGGGTGATCCTGATGGGCGGATCGGTCGGCATCGAGGGGCAGGCCGGGCGCATCCGGGACGTGACGCGACTGCCGGCCGACGAGTTCCAACTGGAGCGGGTGGACCTCGTCGGGACGAACATCCTGCCGCCCGACCTGCAGCGGCTGACCGGCCTGACGCGCCTGAGGTTCCTCGACCTGCCGGGGCCGATGTGGAATCCGAGCGCCGGCGCCCGCATCGACTACAGCGGGGAGCTGCGCCACCTCGCGGGCCTGAACAGCCTCGAAGAACTCAGGTTCAGCTATACTTATCTCGAATCGATCAAGTTCAACGACGAGGGGATCGAAGCGATCGCGCCGCTCGGCCCGACCCTCCGGCGGCTGAGCCTCGAGGACACCCAGGTGAGGGGCCGCCACCTGGCCCCGTTCACGAACCTCGAGGCCCTCGACCTGGTCTACTGCCCGGTCGACGACGAGGGGCTCGAGCAGATGCGGGGCATGTCGGGGCTGCGGCAACTCCTGCTGCGGGATGCTCTGATCAGCGACGAGGGGCTCCGGGACCTCGGCGGCCTGGTCAACCTAGAGCACCTGGATCTAGGCGGCACGAAGATCTCCGACGCCGGGGTCGCGCACCTCGGGGAGCTGAAGAAGCTGAAGAAGCTGAACCTCCAGGGCGTCGACCTGACAGATGAGGGCATCCGCCACCTGGCGGCCATGTCCGGCCTGGAGGAGCTGAACCTGTACGGAACCCGGGTGTCGAACGTGGCCGTCGACGTGCTCATGGGGCTGGAGGGCCTGAGGACGGTCGACCTGCGGTACACCCGGATGACCCGCGCCGGCGTCGAGCGGCTCCACGACGCGATCCCGATGTGCAACCTGATGTTCCAGGACACCTCGGTGCGGCCCGAGCTCCCCGAGGGGGCGGACCGGCTCGTGGCCGGCGGCGACGCGGCGGTGGCCGATTGGGTGCGCTCGATCGGCGGCCGGGCAGTCGTCGAGGACGGCGGGCTGATCGAGATCTCCATGGAAGGGACGAGCGTGACCGACGAGCTGCTCGAGAACCTGGCGGCGCTCGATCGCCTACGCACCCTGTGCCTGCGGTCGACCGAGGTCGGCGACCTGGGCATGCGCCATCTTGCCGGCCTGACCGACCTGGAGACGCTCGACCTTGACGGGACCATGATCTCCGACTCGGGCCTCGAACACCTGGCCGGGCTCGATCGCCTGCGGACGCTCGTCCTCTCCCACACGGAACTGCACGGCCACGGGCTCGCGGCCTTGCAGGACCTCCCCCTCGAGGATCTGCAGCTGGCCGATGCCCCGATCGACGATCAAGGGCTTGCGAATCTCTCGGGGATCGGTACGCTCCGGGACCTCGGGCTGGCTTTCACCGACGTGACCGATGCCGGGCTGGCCGCGCTGGGATCGCTCGAGGACCTGCGGCGGCTCGACCTCGCGGGGACCGACGTCGGCAACCGGGGGATGCCCCACCTGGCCCGGCTCGAGGGGCTCACCGCCCTGCAGCTCGGCTACACGAGGATCACCGACGACGCGATGCAACACCTGGGACGCCTCTCGGGGCTCCAGGAACTGGGGCTGATCCGGACCAGGATCGGCGACGAGAGCATGCCGATCGTGGGTGGTTTCGCCCGGCTCAATTCCCTGAACCTCGACTACACGGAGGTCGGCGACGCGGGGCTGGAGGCCCTCGACGGCCTGGCGGACCTCCGCCGGCTCAGCCTCGACAGCACGCACGTCACCGACGCCAGCGCCCCTCGGTTAGCCCGGTTCCGCAACCTCGACGAGCTCAACCTGTACCACACTTTCATCACCGAGGACGGCTACCGCCGGATTCGCGAGGCGGTGCCGGAATGCACGATCATCTTCGACCCCAGATCGAGCGACCCCAAGCGCCGCCGGAGCTGA
- a CDS encoding leucine-rich repeat domain-containing protein: protein MNYLVLPVIALLVPHLAAPTAPADEDPAARLAALGARCERDAGGAIIGVDLSNAWLTDHDLETLARLPGLVDIDLSYTKVTDLGLELLAPLRNVKRLNLYYAEYVTDVGIAHLKHWRDLEILDVRGTKVTSEVFEHVSGMSKLRALDVGQSRVNDDLFEALEGLDRLESLAFGGNKMSGVALPLLKTLPGLRSLSVSGRQRTDSGLWSVAVTDFNVGHIADLGRLEELDLAETTITDRGVAELARLSNLRVLDLSGTKVTARGIEALAGLPNLRHLKLWNAPGIDDAAVPALLKLEGLEALELQETNLSARGVAQLAGMTGLEQLFLGGIDVTPEEVDALGDALPSCRVSWWEAPVIIEPESDRRGG from the coding sequence ATGAATTACCTCGTCCTACCCGTCATCGCCCTCCTCGTCCCGCACCTCGCCGCCCCGACGGCACCGGCCGACGAAGACCCGGCCGCGAGGCTCGCCGCGCTCGGGGCCCGTTGCGAGCGCGACGCCGGCGGCGCGATCATCGGCGTCGACCTGAGCAATGCCTGGCTGACCGATCACGACCTGGAGACCCTGGCCCGCCTGCCGGGGTTGGTGGACATCGACCTGTCATATACGAAGGTCACGGATCTTGGGCTCGAACTCCTGGCGCCGCTGCGGAACGTCAAGCGACTCAACCTCTACTACGCCGAGTACGTCACCGACGTCGGCATCGCGCACCTGAAGCACTGGAGGGACCTCGAAATCCTGGACGTGCGCGGCACGAAGGTGACCAGCGAGGTCTTCGAGCACGTCTCGGGGATGTCGAAGCTCCGGGCCCTGGACGTCGGCCAGAGCCGGGTCAACGACGACCTCTTCGAGGCGCTGGAGGGCCTCGATCGGCTCGAGTCCCTCGCCTTCGGCGGCAACAAGATGAGCGGCGTCGCGCTCCCCCTGCTCAAGACGCTACCCGGCCTGCGGTCGCTGAGCGTCTCCGGCCGGCAGCGGACGGACTCGGGCCTCTGGAGCGTCGCGGTGACGGACTTCAACGTCGGCCACATCGCGGACCTCGGCCGGCTGGAGGAGCTCGACCTCGCCGAGACGACCATCACGGATCGGGGCGTCGCGGAGCTGGCCCGACTGAGCAATCTGCGCGTGCTGGACTTGAGCGGCACGAAGGTCACCGCCCGGGGGATCGAGGCGCTGGCCGGGCTGCCGAACCTGCGGCATCTAAAGCTCTGGAACGCCCCGGGGATCGACGATGCCGCCGTCCCGGCGCTGCTGAAACTGGAGGGCCTGGAGGCCCTCGAACTGCAGGAGACGAACCTCTCGGCACGGGGGGTGGCCCAACTCGCCGGGATGACGGGCCTGGAGCAGCTCTTCCTCGGTGGCATCGACGTCACGCCGGAGGAGGTCGATGCCCTCGGCGATGCCCTCCCGTCGTGTCGGGTGAGCTGGTGGGAGGCTCCGGTGATCATCGAGCCCGAGTCGGATCGCCGAGGCGGATGA
- a CDS encoding DUF1552 domain-containing protein, which yields MATRAPLSRRSFLRGVGLSGAAIHVGLPTFEAMLNPNGTAYAARAGVAADPIETRFVYWFNGNGIIEKYWIPREDGADYAMTPCLQPLSRFRQDIHVISGVDNPAARLPGPGNGHHNSMSGLVSGEMFSGRGAGGPSIDQVIAGEIGTESRFRSLQIGVCQESFGESIQRNMSWAGRDRPLPPEMLPHRLFDRLFGSREPYWIERKKSILDAVSDEARSLKSALGYGDQQRLDEYLTSVRSLERSVASLPPEYSSVVEQPPEGGDLKDWPRIAKLQTDLLVHALASRQTRVASYMLTKCQGLSRFPWLGYTYERHHEYTHGRVESPEGQRIMRDICRWHVEEFAYFLARLESIPEGDGTLLDHTCALLVHEHAEANSHKNAGLAMILAGHAGNMKTGIHTRMTGTVGDLYLTLAEEVVGARIGNFPTGEQKLSEMV from the coding sequence ATGGCCACACGAGCACCCCTGTCCCGCCGCTCGTTCTTGAGGGGCGTCGGCCTGTCGGGCGCCGCGATCCATGTCGGCCTGCCGACCTTCGAGGCGATGCTGAACCCCAACGGGACGGCGTACGCGGCCAGGGCGGGCGTCGCGGCCGACCCGATCGAGACGCGCTTCGTCTACTGGTTCAACGGCAACGGCATCATCGAGAAATACTGGATCCCGCGTGAGGACGGGGCCGATTACGCGATGACCCCCTGCCTCCAGCCGCTCTCGCGGTTCCGGCAGGACATCCACGTCATCAGCGGCGTCGACAACCCGGCCGCCCGCCTGCCGGGCCCCGGCAACGGCCACCACAACTCGATGAGCGGACTGGTCTCGGGCGAGATGTTCTCGGGCCGAGGGGCGGGCGGCCCGTCGATCGACCAGGTCATCGCGGGGGAGATCGGCACGGAAAGCCGCTTCCGGTCGCTCCAGATCGGCGTCTGCCAGGAGTCGTTCGGCGAGAGCATCCAGCGCAACATGAGCTGGGCCGGGCGCGACCGGCCGCTGCCGCCGGAGATGCTGCCGCACCGGCTGTTCGACCGCCTCTTCGGTTCCAGGGAGCCGTACTGGATCGAGCGCAAGAAGAGCATCCTCGACGCCGTCAGCGACGAGGCCCGGTCGCTGAAGTCGGCCCTCGGCTACGGCGACCAGCAGCGGCTCGACGAGTACCTGACGTCGGTCCGCAGCCTCGAGCGCTCGGTCGCGAGCCTGCCGCCGGAATATTCGAGCGTTGTCGAGCAGCCGCCCGAGGGTGGCGACCTGAAGGACTGGCCCCGGATCGCGAAGCTGCAGACCGACCTGCTCGTCCACGCGCTCGCGTCTCGGCAGACCAGGGTCGCCTCCTACATGCTCACCAAGTGTCAGGGGCTCTCACGCTTCCCCTGGCTCGGGTACACCTACGAGCGTCACCACGAATACACCCATGGGCGGGTCGAGTCGCCCGAGGGCCAGCGCATCATGCGCGACATCTGCCGCTGGCACGTCGAGGAGTTCGCCTACTTCCTCGCGAGGCTCGAGTCGATCCCCGAGGGCGACGGTACTCTGCTCGATCACACCTGCGCCCTGCTCGTCCACGAGCATGCCGAGGCCAATTCCCACAAGAACGCCGGCCTGGCCATGATCCTCGCCGGCCACGCCGGCAACATGAAGACCGGGATTCACACGAGGATGACCGGGACGGTCGGCGACCTCTACCTCACCCTCGCCGAGGAAGTCGTCGGCGCCCGGATCGGCAACTTCCCGACGGGCGAGCAGAAGCTCTCCGAGATGGTCTGA